In Caballeronia sp. Lep1P3, one DNA window encodes the following:
- a CDS encoding amidohydrolase family protein, which translates to MSSILFTNVSVFDGSGAQPFKGQVLVDGQRIVRVAREEEPLSAPEAQRIDGRGAFLMPGMTEAHTHFSWNDQPSLSAIQFMPPEEHMLWCVRVAKRYLEMGWTSALGAAAAKPRLDVVLRNAVNAGEFPGPRYLAGSQEITILGGLADNTLPHMPFKELNFGAVVSGPEEMRATTRMFVKYGVDHLKINLSGEYIAGISAESSPFSEEEIAMLAAEAKRAGKRVAAHARSSESVKQCVRHGLELIFHASFADEEALDMLEANKEKHFVAPGIGWLISTLYHAEKWGISEEMATKMGYKRELETAAETLRKMHKRGIRILPGGDYGFAWMPHGTNARDLQYFVDYIGMTPMEVLMSATRYGGDLMMMGDELGQIREGYLADIILVDGNPLADLTILQDPKKITLVMKDGEIFKTTHDSLPPRGELHIGTSLPADAGVEKTAPAPVH; encoded by the coding sequence ATGAGTTCGATCTTGTTCACCAACGTATCCGTTTTCGATGGCAGCGGCGCGCAGCCGTTCAAGGGCCAGGTGCTCGTGGACGGCCAGCGCATCGTGCGTGTCGCGCGCGAGGAAGAGCCGTTGAGCGCGCCCGAAGCGCAGCGCATCGACGGGCGCGGCGCGTTTCTGATGCCCGGCATGACCGAGGCGCACACGCATTTTTCGTGGAACGACCAGCCTTCGCTGTCCGCGATCCAGTTCATGCCGCCTGAGGAGCACATGCTCTGGTGCGTGCGCGTGGCGAAGCGCTACCTCGAAATGGGCTGGACATCGGCATTGGGCGCGGCCGCCGCGAAGCCGCGCCTCGACGTGGTCTTGCGCAATGCCGTGAATGCAGGCGAATTTCCGGGGCCGCGCTATCTCGCGGGCAGTCAGGAAATCACCATTCTCGGCGGCCTCGCGGACAACACGCTTCCGCACATGCCGTTCAAGGAACTGAATTTCGGCGCGGTCGTGAGCGGCCCCGAAGAGATGCGCGCGACCACGCGCATGTTCGTGAAGTACGGCGTCGATCATCTGAAGATCAATCTGTCGGGCGAGTACATCGCCGGGATCTCGGCGGAATCGTCGCCGTTCTCGGAGGAAGAAATCGCGATGCTCGCGGCGGAAGCGAAGCGCGCCGGCAAGCGCGTGGCGGCGCATGCGCGTTCGAGCGAATCGGTCAAGCAATGCGTGCGGCACGGGCTGGAGCTGATCTTCCACGCGAGCTTCGCGGACGAAGAAGCGCTCGACATGCTCGAAGCCAACAAGGAGAAGCATTTTGTGGCGCCGGGCATCGGCTGGCTCATCAGCACGCTGTATCACGCGGAGAAGTGGGGCATCAGCGAGGAGATGGCGACGAAGATGGGCTACAAGCGAGAGCTCGAAACCGCCGCCGAAACGCTGCGCAAGATGCACAAGCGCGGCATTCGCATCCTGCCGGGCGGCGACTACGGCTTCGCGTGGATGCCGCACGGCACGAACGCGCGCGATCTCCAGTACTTCGTCGATTACATCGGCATGACGCCGATGGAAGTGCTGATGTCGGCGACCCGTTACGGCGGCGATTTGATGATGATGGGCGACGAGCTCGGCCAGATTCGCGAGGGCTATCTCGCCGACATCATTCTCGTCGACGGCAATCCGCTCGCGGACCTCACGATCCTGCAGGACCCGAAGAAGATCACGCTCGTCATGAAAGACGGCGAAATCTTCAAGACGACGCACGACTCGCTGCCGCCGCGCGGCGAGCTGCACATCGGCACGTCGCTGCCCGCCGATGCGGGCGTCGAGAAGACTGCGCCCGCGCCCGTGCACTGA